The DNA segment CTTATTTTGAAACGTGAGATGCTTGAACTAATGGATGTGACAAAACATCAAAGCATTTTtcagaaaacaataaaaaaaaacatcaattgTGAACTTTGTCTTGTCTTGAATTAAAAACCTGAGATGATTGGTTTATTATCCACAAATACAACACGCGTGGAAGGGGATTTCTTTAGGGGGAAAATGCATACTATTATTTCTCCTGAGTTCTGATATATTATTTCTAGTTTGACTATGGTGATAATATAGCCCACAAAAAGCCCTCTAACCATCAGAGTTGATATGATACACCTTCTGGTGTATATCATCAATCAGgcaaaaaagtataaaattaatcattccagaaaaaaaaagtcaGATTAGAAAACTGGAAGGGTTCAAAAGGGAGAGAGGGCATCCAGCATCTTCTTATTTCTGCACATTGTACACTTTTCCTTTGTGTATCAATTTCCTAAGAGCAGCTTTAGCTTCTTCCAAAGTTTCTACACTCTGCCCTTCATCAAATGATATCCTCTGAATGTTGAACTGCATACAAGAAAGACACTAAATGAGACAGCAGCTACAAATATTATCAGGAAGACAATCTGGTTATGGACAGAAAAAGCATACCTGGGCACCTTGTCGGACCCTGATATCAGTCCCTTTGCTGTCTATTGATATGAGTGCAGCATCATCTACCTCAGTCTCATTAGATAGAAGTTTCTTAAGGGGCTTTGAGAAGATAGCATTGAGTTCCTATTTTTTCAAACCAAGCAATGAGGTGTTATAACTCTAGGGCTGGTTTACATAATTGTATCAATGAGCATATGGATGATAGAAAGTCATTTAAAAAAGGTTTGACTGAAACAACCAGATTCAGACTTCATTTCAACTTCACAAAAAACTCTATTGGGTTACTTACCCAGGTAGGGGGGTTGACATTAATTTATCCTTTTAGGTAGGTTTATTGACTAAGGGAAAGTACTAGGGTCAACTAAGAACCCCACAAAACCAACCCCAGTCATGACCTTGAATGTGCCACATGTATACACCTATCTGGACCATCTCCAGCTACTGTACTGAAAAAATTAGAATGCCCCATCCCAACCAATCACATAAATTTCTTTTAAGTGGGAGAAGAGAGAAACATTCCATGAGCAtattaaattgtttaaaaaaaaggtTGTTTACTTTTGCCTACACAAGTCAGATATTATTTCCTTTAACCCAAGtatagtaagaaaaaaaaaatcagaaaattCACCTTTAAATACTGTTCACCACCATCGACTGCAATCTTATCCGGTTGAATTTTTTCATATTCCTTTACATCCACCCAAGCAACAGTACCAAAGCCTCCAATGAAATATATGTCACTGTCAATAATGAACTGATTAAATTAGCTACACAGGCTGATAATGATAGCAATACCAAACAACAAGATGAAATTGAATTTCCCAATTCTTCATGCATTCTATTCATCATGAGCACCGTATTTTTTGTAGAGGAACTagattttttatgaaaaattaaaaaggataaaaacGACCTGTACATGTTCTTGACGCTTTACCAAACACCCAATTATGATTGTTTTGTAATTCAACcatgaaaaacaaaaactatttatcaaaaGTCTAGGCTATTGCCTTCTTACTAATATTGGCATTTATACGCCAGGCCCAGATAAAAGTATGCAAGGGAGTTTGCACAAAagattattttgttaaatacAATCAACTTGGCTGCAGGCAGCAGCTGCTTGTGTTAAAGAGAGTGTGGACAACATATCAAATGACAGTAATTTTTATCCAATCAACTATTAAATCATACAAGgaataatcaatattaaaattcaaaagtCATGTGACTTTAAGTGATCGTATAGTCTTTAATCTTGACTAAATAATGCAGAACATCCATGTATGATTGTATAATCAAGATTCACACACCTCTCACtcaaaaagaaatgaaaaaaaatactagaTACATCCCATAGATATAACTGGAAAGGAGCCAACCTTATATTTTCCATCCTAAAGTAGTAGAAGTTTCCCCACTGTTGAGAAGGACCCTGTTGATGTTTCGCAATGTACTGCTTATGAGCCCATTCCTGTTAGTACAAATAGTCAAATAGATACCATGACATGTACAAATAAACCTCTAATTCAGAAGTATCTCTATATGAATAATTGAAGGTACAAACAAGTGCACATTTGCAAATCCACAAAGGCAAATTAATCagcaaacaacctgttgatcTTCCGGAAGTGGATAGACATCCCCAAAAATAGTTACCCTTGCATTGGACAAGCCACTCCATCCAGGTATCTAAAAAATATAACTGTCAATAAAACCCAAAAAACGGAGAAAACTAGAATTGGAAATCTAAAAGCTTAAAAAGGAAATGTCATATTTCAAACCTGAACAACTAGTGTGCATCTTGGGTCAGCCAACAAATTCCTTGTGTGAATTGCAAGaggagaaaatgaaaatattggATCTACAAAAGAACATAAGACATTTATAGATAAACACTACAAACAGACAAGAAAACCATAAATGCGACACAATTAGCAACTATCACCTTGAGACAGATAACAGAGATAAATCAAGGAGCGCTTTATAACACAAGAATCTTGAGTGGACTGTGAACCTTTTTATGTGTACTTTATTTTCCTTATGTTTATGTAGTATCAAAATAGTCTTTTAGATTGGAATACTCTGTAATCCATGCCCATGTTCCAACTAAAGGACGAACATGAATCTCATCCCCAGTACCCACATACTCTTACTCATGTCACACATTTATGCTACAAAAACAAAAGATGGGCTAAATGGAAGTGATGGACTGTGTATGTAAGAAAGGAGAAGCAGGAAGGAAATTGGAGAAAATGGAAGAATGCCCACTGCAGAGAAGATTCCAGAGGAAGAGTCAGAGATTAAAAACAACAGACCAGCTGGTTCAGAAAACTGGTGGTATGAAATGGTTGTTTtggtttcttttaattttttaatccaaCCTAAATATTTGTTTAGCCAAATAAAGTCCACTGCCAACATATAAAAGCCATGTATGAATTGTTAGCTttccattataattttttatcttgcaAAGCATACAATATGGTCATCTTAAGCTAGTTCAAAATTTTACCTAACCATAATTTTATGGTTCTATGTTAGTTTATCCTTGATATGTTATAAAATTACATACCATAACTGGACGAACAAATGCCTTCAACCTTTCTTCACTAGTCTGGTTTATAAAACATAGATTAGAGGGCATGAACTTTGTAACAACACAGATAGTTGTCACATGTTGAGTGGTAATACCAGAACTGTGGGCCAGGGGGTAAAGAGGGAAAGGAAGAGTTTAGGAGATAGGTAAGAATTGAGTGAGGTGGAAAGGTTCGGGTGGGCTGAAGTATCTGTTCAGTTCAGCTGCACAATCTCCATAGTTATCTTCATGCCTTCTTctatgttaatattattattatcagaGGGCTACCCTGTTTGTAAGGTGCTTGGTCACCCTATTTTCAGTTTCTATCACATTCTCACTCTTTTCTTAGCAAGGATCAATACTAGATTGAAATCCTTAGTAATGCATGCCCAATTTACAACAATTTAATTATCCTAACCCCCATGAACTAGGCTGAGTCCACCAAATGCATGATTGTATCAGACATGTACCTTGGGGAGAACTCCCAACTCCATGGATACACAAATAGACACCGAAATCCAAAAGTGCATCATATATTCATGACTGAACAGAAGTAACTAATCAAACAAATGAAGAATTATTGACTTACGACCCGTCGAATCTGGTGCAAAATCAACCAGAGAACCAAATGGATATCCTTCTCTTCGGTGGTGCATACGAGACATTACAGTGCACAAATGAGCAAATCTTGCCTTGAATTGCAGAAGGAAAAGgcaatacaaaattaataaaggGAATCCGTGACTGTAACTGCGCTAGATTCAGTTCTACATAGCAGAATACACAAAAATCCATTTAGATTTTACCAGAAACAACACAAGCAGCTTACCTGCTCCATCAGGTTTCGAACTGCCAAAGCCGGTCTAGGTAAACCGTGAGCCGATGTGGCACTCTGCACGCCACCAGAAATAGGTGTTCTGAAAAGTCCAGCCCTGGAGCCACCACCTCCTACTGGGGTCAAAATACTTGACCATGACATGTTCATTTGTAGTGGCacatcttgatcttcttcagaACTCTCAGTCTCAGAATGGCTTATGTTTTCCTTGAGAACGAAACGGAACCCAACAAAGTCAAAAGTCAATGACAAGTTATCTGTTGATTATGATGCACaagaacaaaaaagaaataacCAATTAACGACCCAATTAAGCAATACTACGAAATCTGCATGAAGAGTGAAGTGCAGcaataaggaacaaaaaaaGAGATAAATTCATCACATTTCATTCCTAACGAAATAAACATAAGCCACCAGTATCATGATCTCTAAGGAACAAGTTGATTGAAACGgctagtaaaaataaataacaataacaaaacgCAGAACACAACCGTGAATAGGGTTTTAGGGGAGTGGTTTGATCAGAATATTCCAATTCCAAAGTAGAAAGTGAAAGCAGAGATTTTGATTTTAGGGGTGTGTGAGTTTATCACCCAATTGATGAATATGgtaaagaagaagaagttgaAGAACCTGAGGTTGAGAAGCTAAGGCGAAATCATTGGTTGCTTCATCGCCACCAGTGTTTGAAACACGAAGAGGGAGAAAGTGGGAGTGAGAGTTTTGGGTGATCTTGAAGAAAGAAAGTGGCAGCGTTCTGACACGAGAGGAAGTAGAAGGAGTGCGAAGAAGGAAAGAAGAAGAATCAGGGATGATGGAGAGTGCTTCCATGGAAGAGTGTGTGTTGTTTGAGATGGGTTTTGGTTTGGGGAATATAGAACAAAATCAGCGTATACTATGAAAGACAGAGGTTGATGTTGGTGTTGGTGTTACTGACACAAAcaacaataatagaaaacaaTATAATACTATAATAATTTCATCCTTATTATGctatttatttctctcttttgCTCTTTTGGTTCCAAATCCATTCTTGCTTTGTTTAGATTAATTATTGATTAGTGATTTGATTAGTGATTTGATTAGTGATTTTGATGGGCTTTAGCTTTGCCAACTCAAATACCACTTCCAATTCT comes from the Phaseolus vulgaris cultivar G19833 chromosome 8, P. vulgaris v2.0, whole genome shotgun sequence genome and includes:
- the LOC137824270 gene encoding uncharacterized protein gives rise to the protein MEALSIIPDSSSFLLRTPSTSSRVRTLPLSFFKITQNSHSHFLPLRVSNTGGDEATNDFALASQPQENISHSETESSEEDQDVPLQMNMSWSSILTPVGGGGSRAGLFRTPISGGVQSATSAHGLPRPALAVRNLMEQARFAHLCTVMSRMHHRREGYPFGSLVDFAPDSTGHPIFSFSPLAIHTRNLLADPRCTLVVQIPGWSGLSNARVTIFGDVYPLPEDQQEWAHKQYIAKHQQGPSQQWGNFYYFRMENISDIYFIGGFGTVAWVDVKEYEKIQPDKIAVDGGEQYLKELNAIFSKPLKKLLSNETEVDDAALISIDSKGTDIRVRQGAQFNIQRISFDEGQSVETLEEAKAALRKLIHKGKVYNVQK